A genomic stretch from Engraulis encrasicolus isolate BLACKSEA-1 chromosome 12, IST_EnEncr_1.0, whole genome shotgun sequence includes:
- the LOC134460246 gene encoding uncharacterized protein LOC134460246: MDIDKLSRDRASKDSKIQRLEKFHLNVDRDQTVSRMPIVIKRQLNIDRDEILEGLSALLGQRVSRSRGGNVTPLPVTALTTTAFGYHPGLALTSPITHRKDFGVYEEEFFDPKYDFDFRDLSDSDSECERGGEPYKRPFGWNRIALRVWGKYYWNDWLGGGKREWRNESVDGEWPVAYHGTTFGGAKGIIQEGFKAGPRAKYGRGVYCTPYINVAERKGYTKTFTSLKSGKTYKIALQSRINPEYRQICDEEKKYWLIPVPEGTSAEEERDIVDNALRPYGILFKKIKD; this comes from the coding sequence ATGGATATTGACAAGCTATCGAGGGACCGAGCCTCAAAAGATTCTAAGATTCAAAGATTGGAAAAGTTTCACCTCAACGTGGATAGAGACCAGACGGTTTCAAGGATGCCAATAGTCATAAAGCGTCAGCTCAACATAGATAGAGATGAGATATTGGAGGGTCTCTCTGCTCTACTAGGACAAAGAGTCTCTCGTAGTAGAGGAGGCAATGTTACTCCTTTACCTGTGACAGCGCTTACAACCACTGCATTTGGATATCACCCCGGGTTAGCACTGACCTCACCAATTACTCATAGAAAAGACTTTGGAGTTTATGAAGAGGAATTCTTTGATCCAAAATATGACTTCGACTTCCGAGACTTGAGTGATTCAGATTCTGAGTGTGAACGCGGTGGTGAGCCTTACAAGCGCCCCTTTGGATGGAACCGCATTGCCCTGAGGGTTTGGGGTAAATATTACTGGAATGACTGGTtgggaggtggaaagagagaatggaggaatgaaTCAGTTGATGGTGAGTGGCCCGTGGCTTACCATGGAACTACCTTTGGAGGAGCGAAGGGCATTATCCAGGAGGGGTTCAAAGCAGGGCCTCGTGCTAAATACGGAAGAGGGGTGTACTGCACACCTTACATCAATGTGGCAGAGAGAAAAGGATATACCAAGACATTCACATCATTGAAGTCTGGAAAAACCTACAAGATTGCACTGCAGAGCAGGATCAACCCCGAATACAGACAGATCTGTGATGAAGAGAAAAAGTACTGGCTAATCCCTGTCCCCGAAGGAACGTCTGCTGAGGAAGAAAGGGACATTGTAGACAACGCCCTTCGTCCC